A genomic window from Brevibacillus agri includes:
- a CDS encoding GNAT family N-acetyltransferase encodes MGYEIVAIKSLTAAQLEEVNQLAVICNGHDGIALKINPNMLEQRSGEHTEDFLCYADNKLVGYLGLYVFHAKEAEVSGMVHPDHRRKGIFTGLQHRAKAECRKRGIPALLFIVQQKSQAGAAYQKRIGASYEYSEYWMDLGKSGREALSHAVRLRPATAADEETLIQLDVRGFQMEEAQVREMNEKMANDPRTSTYLVLAEERAVGKISVSKNGMQAFIYGFCVHPDEQGKGYGRQALAQTIALLEAEGFAEISLEVACENSRALGLYESCGFVVQSANDYYRLKL; translated from the coding sequence ATGGGATACGAGATCGTGGCAATCAAATCGCTGACAGCAGCACAGCTTGAGGAAGTCAACCAACTGGCTGTGATCTGCAACGGGCATGACGGCATTGCTTTGAAAATAAACCCGAACATGCTGGAACAGCGTTCGGGCGAGCACACAGAGGACTTTCTCTGTTACGCGGACAACAAGCTGGTCGGATATCTTGGCCTGTATGTGTTCCACGCCAAAGAGGCGGAGGTCAGCGGCATGGTCCATCCGGATCACCGGAGAAAAGGGATTTTTACCGGACTGCAGCACAGGGCTAAAGCAGAGTGCCGCAAGCGGGGCATTCCGGCCCTGCTGTTTATCGTCCAGCAAAAATCGCAGGCAGGGGCCGCTTATCAGAAGCGAATCGGCGCCTCATACGAGTATTCGGAATACTGGATGGATTTAGGAAAATCTGGACGAGAAGCCTTGAGTCACGCTGTGCGGCTGCGGCCTGCTACCGCAGCGGATGAAGAGACGTTGATTCAGCTCGATGTACGCGGTTTTCAGATGGAGGAAGCGCAGGTACGGGAGATGAACGAGAAGATGGCGAACGATCCTCGTACCAGTACGTATCTGGTGCTGGCAGAGGAACGGGCGGTCGGCAAAATCAGCGTAAGCAAAAATGGCATGCAGGCGTTCATCTACGGCTTTTGCGTCCACCCCGACGAACAGGGCAAAGGCTACGGCCGCCAGGCACTGGCGCAGACGATTGCGCTGCTCGAAGCTGAAGGCTTCGCAGAGATTTCCCTTGAGGTCGCCTGTGAAAACAGCCGGGCGCTCGGGCTGTACGAGTCGTGCGGCTTTGTCGTGCAGTCGGCCAACGATTACTACAGGCTGAAGCTCTAG
- a CDS encoding IS4 family transposase: MDKNTLFSSFGKYISPINIVKFQQRIDETDQDKYVKKLTTKAYLLLFLHAQLQQREGLRAIADDVLSKKFQRELGLSSISPAQLSRKNNRVDPALLEEIFVDLVGQIQRHSGNTYSLRKDMKIIDSTTIGLCLQKYKWATFRKTKAGIKLHLRLVFADQGDVYPEKITITGAKSNDRTQMESLIDEIGMMYVFDRGYVDYEKFDEYTDKGIFFASRLKDNAEIRHLYEFKIPLESSVLSDSMILLGTPQKRVDNVLRLIETLDSKGNLIRIITNRFDLEAEELSDIYRWRWQIELFFKWIKQHVKIKNFYGTSENAVRNQVLLALIAYCLLLLVKLEQNSQHSLLQIRRWLKVFLWQTFEQWIGRMNYQSKRTSRGRQKRN, from the coding sequence ATGGACAAGAATACCCTATTTTCTTCATTTGGTAAATACATTTCACCCATTAATATTGTGAAATTTCAACAACGGATAGACGAAACGGATCAGGACAAGTACGTGAAAAAGTTAACGACCAAAGCATATCTACTCCTGTTTTTGCATGCTCAACTTCAGCAACGAGAAGGACTCCGAGCCATTGCAGATGATGTTTTATCAAAGAAATTCCAGCGAGAGTTAGGACTGTCGTCGATTAGTCCCGCTCAGCTTAGTCGCAAAAACAATCGAGTAGATCCAGCTTTGCTTGAAGAAATATTTGTTGACCTTGTAGGGCAAATTCAGAGACACTCGGGCAACACGTATTCCCTTCGAAAAGACATGAAAATCATTGATTCTACAACGATTGGGCTGTGTTTGCAGAAGTACAAATGGGCAACTTTCCGTAAAACCAAGGCTGGCATCAAACTTCATCTTCGTCTCGTCTTTGCCGACCAGGGGGATGTGTATCCTGAAAAAATAACCATCACGGGTGCCAAGTCCAATGACCGCACTCAAATGGAATCGTTGATTGATGAGATCGGTATGATGTACGTCTTTGATCGAGGGTATGTGGATTATGAAAAATTTGATGAATACACGGACAAAGGCATCTTTTTCGCTTCTCGTCTAAAAGATAACGCCGAAATCCGTCATCTTTATGAATTCAAAATCCCCTTGGAAAGCTCCGTTTTATCGGATTCCATGATCCTTCTTGGAACGCCTCAAAAGCGGGTAGATAACGTGCTGCGACTCATTGAAACGCTTGATTCGAAGGGAAATCTCATTCGAATCATTACGAATCGGTTCGACCTGGAAGCAGAAGAACTCAGCGACATCTATCGTTGGCGTTGGCAAATTGAGCTGTTTTTCAAGTGGATAAAGCAGCATGTAAAGATCAAGAACTTCTATGGAACGAGTGAAAATGCGGTACGAAACCAAGTATTACTCGCACTCATTGCCTACTGCCTGTTGCTCCTTGTCAAACTGGAACAAAACAGTCAGCACAGCTTGTTGCAGATCAGGAGATGGCTAAAAGTGTTTCTTTGGCAAACGTTCGAACAATGGATAGGTAGAATGAATTACCAGTCCAAACGAACATCCAGAGGGCGACAGAAAAGGAATTAG